In a single window of the Elaeis guineensis isolate ETL-2024a chromosome 6, EG11, whole genome shotgun sequence genome:
- the LOC140858503 gene encoding uncharacterized protein isoform X2 → MTIVEAAAASWPPGLGFGRTGEVSLCSWHGFRSGLRRRLVSFNGQRTAERLLLSPPFPSPSISPRPHRLLFLAHAAESTQASSATTVSSSSSGKTIVPDNEFSLAKVSFGVIGVAVGGTLLSYGFGAYFSFLPGSEWSALMLTYGFPLGIIGMALKYAELKPVPCITYSDAEVLRETCATPILKQVRNDVTRYRYGDEQHLDEALKRIFQYGQGGGIPRRNAPTLQMIREEVTDDGKYCLVLVFEAKALQLSDFEQRQVESVFFDHSLKLQFYQSFEKQENS, encoded by the exons ATGACGATCGTTGAAGCCGCCGCCGCGTCGTGGCCTCCTGGGCTGGGCTTCGGCCGCACCGGCGAAGTAAGCCTCTGCTCGTGGCACGGGTTCCGGTCGGGGCTCCGGAGGCGACTCGTCTCCTTTAACGGGCAGCGGACTGCCGAGCGTCTCCTCCTCTCGCCGCCGTTCCCATCTCCATCAATCTCCCCACGGCCGCATCGGCTCCTATTTTTGGCCCACGCTGCGGAATCCACGCAAGCTTCCTCCGCCACCAccgtctcctcctcctcctccggcaagaCCATCGTTCCTGACAATGAGTTCTCCCTAGCCAAG GTCTCATTTGGTGTCATTGGTGTAGCAGTTGGAGGCACACTTCTCTC atatggtttTGGAGCATATTTCAGTTTTCTCCCTGGATCCGAGTGGTCTGCTTTAATGCTAACATACGGATTTCCTCTTGGAATTATTGGCATGGCTTTGAAG TATGCAGAACTAAAACCAGTGCCATGCATAACCTACTCTGATGCAGAAGTTTTAAGGGAAACATGTGCAACTCCTATTCTTAAACAG GTAAGGAATGATGTTACACGATATCGCTATGGTGATGAGCAACATTTGGATGAGGCCCTAAAACGAATCTTCCAATATGGCCAG GGTGGTGGGATCCCGCGGCGTAATGCACCTACCTTACAAATGATTCGTGAAGAA gTAACTGATGACGGAAAATACTGTCTAGTCCTTGTATTTGAAGCCAAAGCTTTGCAGTTGTCTGATTTTGAACAGAGACAGGTGGAAAGTGTTTTCTTTGATCACTCACTGAAACTTCAGTTCTACCAAAGCTTTGAGAAACAAGAAAACTCCTAA
- the LOC140858503 gene encoding uncharacterized protein isoform X1: MTIVEAAAASWPPGLGFGRTGEVSLCSWHGFRSGLRRRLVSFNGQRTAERLLLSPPFPSPSISPRPHRLLFLAHAAESTQASSATTVSSSSSGKTIVPDNEFSLAKVSFGVIGVAVGGTLLSYGFGAYFSFLPGSEWSALMLTYGFPLGIIGMALKYAELKPVPCITYSDAEVLRETCATPILKQVRNDVTRYRYGDEQHLDEALKRIFQYGQGGGIPRRNAPTLQMIREEVTDDGKYCLVLVFEAKALQLSDFEQRQAKFQSFFGPGITSEIGKGENDLYEVRLISETTSQPSSQM, encoded by the exons ATGACGATCGTTGAAGCCGCCGCCGCGTCGTGGCCTCCTGGGCTGGGCTTCGGCCGCACCGGCGAAGTAAGCCTCTGCTCGTGGCACGGGTTCCGGTCGGGGCTCCGGAGGCGACTCGTCTCCTTTAACGGGCAGCGGACTGCCGAGCGTCTCCTCCTCTCGCCGCCGTTCCCATCTCCATCAATCTCCCCACGGCCGCATCGGCTCCTATTTTTGGCCCACGCTGCGGAATCCACGCAAGCTTCCTCCGCCACCAccgtctcctcctcctcctccggcaagaCCATCGTTCCTGACAATGAGTTCTCCCTAGCCAAG GTCTCATTTGGTGTCATTGGTGTAGCAGTTGGAGGCACACTTCTCTC atatggtttTGGAGCATATTTCAGTTTTCTCCCTGGATCCGAGTGGTCTGCTTTAATGCTAACATACGGATTTCCTCTTGGAATTATTGGCATGGCTTTGAAG TATGCAGAACTAAAACCAGTGCCATGCATAACCTACTCTGATGCAGAAGTTTTAAGGGAAACATGTGCAACTCCTATTCTTAAACAG GTAAGGAATGATGTTACACGATATCGCTATGGTGATGAGCAACATTTGGATGAGGCCCTAAAACGAATCTTCCAATATGGCCAG GGTGGTGGGATCCCGCGGCGTAATGCACCTACCTTACAAATGATTCGTGAAGAA gTAACTGATGACGGAAAATACTGTCTAGTCCTTGTATTTGAAGCCAAAGCTTTGCAGTTGTCTGATTTTGAACAGAGACAG GCAAAATTCCAATCATTTTTTGGTCCAGGAATCACTTCAGAAATTG GAAAAGGAGAGAATGATCTTTATGAAGTCCGTCTTATTTCTGAGACAACTTCACAACCAAGCTCACAGATGTAG
- the LOC140858686 gene encoding small polypeptide DEVIL 4-like, whose protein sequence is MLILRPTKAVRNRSKRGYSITSSSAERMKLGSQRKVSQRGGGGGLGRALREQKARLYIIRRCVVMLLCWHD, encoded by the coding sequence ATGCTTATCCTTCGTCCAACAAAGGCAGTTAGAAATAGAAGTAAGAGAGGTTATTCCATCACCTCATCAAGTGCAGAAAGAATGAAGCTGGGCAGCCAAAGGAAGGTGTCGCAaagaggaggtggtggtgggCTTGGAAGAGCTCTTAGAGAGCAGAAGGCCAGGCTTTATATCATCCGCCGATGTGTGGTGATGCTCCTCTGCTGGCATGACTGA